Sequence from the Streptomyces peucetius genome:
AGTCGGGTCGGTGAGGGTCTTACGCAGGTCATCGGTGATGGCCATGACTGTGGTCCTCCCGGAACGCAGATCAGTTCATTTCGTGTTCGGTCCGGCATCGCCCGGCCGGTCGCCCGGCTCTTCGGCCGGTTCACCGGCCGTGCGGGGACCGTCGGCGGCGGTGTCCTGGGGTGTGGTGCCCTTCGAAGCGTCCGCGGCACCAGCGGTCTCGAGCCCGTTCTCCTTGCGGAACGACTCGTAGATCTGCAGAAGCACCTGCTTCTGCCGCTCGTTGATGGAGGGGTCGGCAAGGATGACGGCACGCGTCTCCAGCTCGTCCCGCTCCTGCTCGTCGAGGATCCCGGCCCGCACGTACAGCGTCTCCGCGGAGATCCGCAAGGCCTTCGCGACCTGCTGGAGCACCTCCGCGCTCGGCTTGCGCAGCCCGCGCTCGATCTGGCTCAGATACGGGTTGGACACCCCGGCGGCGTCGGCGAGCTGCCGCAGGGACAGCTGCGCGGTGCGCCGCTGCTCGCGGAGGTACTCACCAAGGTTGCCGACGTTGAGCGATGCCATGTCTCGATGATGCCCCGAGCGCGCTAACTTTTGCAAGCACCTGCTTGCAAAAGTGTTCCGCGCAACATCCGCCCGCCCCGGCTGTACCAGCCTTAGGGGGCCGGCGTGGCCCGCTTCGGCGCGCCATGTGCTCAGCGCTTGATGATCTGGTCGAGAGTCTCGGCCAGCGCGGCCTTGACCGCCTCGCGGTGGTGAAGAGCCACCGGTTCCGACTCGGGGTTCGGCCGCACGCCCCGGTCCGCGAAGAGGTGGAGCATGCGCAGCGTGCGCAGGCAGTTGGTGAGGTGCGGGGGGACCGGGGTCGGGATGTGGGCGGAGCCGAAGTTGGCGGCGATCGGCTCCAGCCATGCGGTCGCGTCGTACTCGCTCATGTCGGACCGGGTGAGCACCCGGGCGAGTGCCCTGGCCAGCCGGTCGTCTTCCAGTTGGCTCCATATGTGGCTGGTGGGCGCCGTCAGCCGCGCGGCGGCGAGGTCCAGCATCCGCACCGGATCCACCTCGGGATGGCAGCCGAACCTGTTGAGCAGGTCCGCGCCGTGCGCGACCGCGTGGAGCCAGCCAAGCTCCTCGTCATAGCCGCGCAGGTCCGTCTCGCTCGGGTACCACCGCTCGAAGGCGTCTACCCAGTCGGCCTTGAAGTCTCCTCTGGTCACGAGCATGTCGAGCACCAGAGGGGCGAACGTGCGGGCCTGGATCTCCGGGTCGGCGAAGCGGGCGGCCATCTCGTCCCCCAGCGCCAGCCGCCGGGGCTCGTCGATCACCCCGCGTTCTATCCAGGCCGAGAGGACGGAGTGAGGCGCTCCGTCCCGGATCTGCGGATCGGGATCCGCAAGGGCATCGGAGAGTATGCGCACCATACCTTCCATGGGGCGGTCGGCTGGCGGGGCGCAGTCAGCGGCTTCGATCTGGTTCCAGTTGATCACGGCGCGCAGGATAACCCCGCACCACCCTGCCGCATTGCGAATAAGCCGAGGCCGGCACATCCACCTGTACGCGCTGGAGACGGTAGAGAGGTGGCTGCCGTTGAGCGAGAGGACGAGAAGACGTGGATGTGTACGAAGCCGTGGACAGTCGCCGGGCTGTGCGGGCGTTCAGCGATAAGCCGGTACCCAAAGAAATACTCGAACGAGTGCTGGCTGCAGCGACGCGGGCTCCGTCCAGTGGAAACCTCCAGCCGTGGCACCTGTACGTCGTGACCGGCGAGCCCCTGGCTGAACTGAAGAGACGCGCGACGGCAAGGGCGCTGGCGGGAGATTCGGGCGATGAGCGGGAGTATCCGATGTACCCGGCCGGACTGGCCTCGCCGTACCTGGACCGCTTTTCCGCCGCGGCCGCTCAGCGGTACGAAGCGCTGGGAATCGAGCGCGATGACCCCGACAGACCCAGGAAGATCGCCGCCTTGAACTCGGAGGCGTTCGGGGCGCCGGTCGTCCAGTTCTGCTACCTCGACCGGACGATGGGGCCAGGACAGTGGGGGGGGGACGCGGGGATGTACTTGCAGACGGTCATGCTGTTGCTGAGGGCGGAAGGGTTGCACAGCTGCCCTCAGGTGATGTGGACGATGTACCGCAAGACCGTTGGCCGGACAGTCGGTGCCGGTGACGGGCTCGTACTGTTCTGCGGTGTCGCGGTGGGATTCGAGAAGACAGGAGTGCCACGACTGCGCACCGGGCGGGCGGCCGTGGCAGAGACAGTGCGCTTCGTCGGAGCCTGACCGCATCGCGGTCAGGCAGCAGGGCCGGCAGCGGTCCAGGCTGGAGGGTGGTGAGCGTGTCGGCGGTGGCCCGGGCGGTCGCGACGACCGCCAGGCCGACCGGTGTCCGGAACGCCGCCGTGCACGACTGCTGTCCTCTGCTCAGTCCTGCGGTGAGGGGTCCGAAGCAAGCACCGCCTGGCAAGCCGACCAGGCCGGCCGGCTCAGCAGGTGGCGGAAACGAGTGAACAGGGCGAGGAGTTCAGCTCCCCACTTCTCGCGGAAGGAAGGGTCGATGCGGGCGAGGTCGAGTTCGTTGGCGGCAGACAGCTCGGCGAAGTCCCGGAGCATCCCCGGCTCGGGAATGCCGGCACGGCCGGTGAACCGGTCGTGGAAGAGGGCGTCGGCATCCGTGAGCGTCGGGTAGGTGGCCTTCCGGTCGCACGAGGCGTAGAGGTACACGATGGCTTCGGCCTCGGCGCCGATCACCGCTGCGAGTTCGGCGCGGCGGTCCGGCGGAAGCAATGCGGCGGGAAAGCCGTCCGTGCCGTAGAACGCATGGCACAGGCCCGCCAGCTGGAGGGCCGGTCGCGCGCCCCATACGGCGAGTTGCTCCTGGACTCGCTGGAGGTGCGCGAGGAGCGTCCCTCCGGGATGTGCGGTCGTCGCAGCACCGAACTCGCGCAGGAGAGCGACGGCCCGGTCGGCAGCGGCAGCGGAATCAAGCATCGGGGCGGGATCCTTCCCTTCGGCGGGCCTGGCCGGTCCGGGGCAGGACCGCGATAGCCACTTTTTTGTGGGTACTTGGCGGCGGACGGCAACCGGGCGACCCTGGTGAGGGGCGGGCGCAGGGGCCGTCCGCACCTGGCGGAGAGGGGGCTCGGCAGTGGACTCGAAGACCGTGGGTCAGGAGGCCGTCCGGGCCTCGGCGAGCTTCTCGAGGCGCCGGTGGCCCCAGTCGGACAAGGGAGCCAGCGCCTCGGAGAGATCCCGGCCGAACGCGGTCAGGGAGTACACCGTCTTCAGCGGCAGCACGTCGTGCACCTCGCGGTGCACGAGCCCGTCGCTCTCCATCTCCCGCAGTGCCTGAGTCAGCACCTTCTCGCTGAGGCCCGGCAGCTGTCGGCGCAGCTCGCCGGGGCGGTGCGGGCCGGACTCCAGCAGCCAGAGCAGAGCGGTCTTCCACTTGCCGTCGATCACTGCGATCGCGGCGGTCACCCCACAGACGTTCAGGTCCCGGGCACGACTGCGTGTCACCTTCGCCTCATTTCCATTCTTTTGCCATTGCTTCCAAGGGAGTTGGACCATGTCCACGAACACCGAACAGTCTGCCGTCACGGTGCTCGGCCTGGGGCCGATGGGCCGGTCGCTGGCCGGAGCGTTCCTCGACGCGGGAATGCGCACCACCGTCTGGAACCGGACACCCGGCAAGGACCGGGAGCCGGCCGCACGCGGCGCGGTCAGCGCCCGATCGGCAGAGGAGGCGGTCTCCGCGAGCGGGCTCATCGTGGTCTGCGTGGTGAACTACGACGCATCGGACGCCATTCTGCGGCGCGAGGCGGTCACCGCCGCGCTCAAGGGCCGCACGGTGGTCAACCTGACCGCCGACACCCCCGAGCGCGCCCGCGACACCTCCAAGTGGGCGGCCGAGCACGGCATCCGGTACCTGGACGGCGCGATCATGACGCCGACCACCACCATCGGAACCCCGGCCGGGGTGTTCCTCCACAGCGGCCCGAAGGACCTGTACCTCGAGCACCGGCCAGTACTGGAGGCGCTGGGAGGCACCCACACGCACCTCGGGGAGGACATCGGCCGGGCGGCGGCCTACGACATCGCGCTGCTCGACATCTTCTGGACCGCGATGGCGGGCTATGCGCACGCCCTGGCGGTGGCGCGGGCGGAGGGCATCTCCGCGCGTGAGCTGGCACCGTTCGCGAAGGGGATCGGCGCGATCCTCCCGCCGCTCTTCGAAGAGACCGCGGAGGAGATGGACCAGGGCACCTTCTCCGGCGAGGGCAACCCGCTCACGTCGGCGGTCTCGTCCATGGCCCACATCGTCCACACATCCGAGGCCCACGGCATCGACGCGGGCGTGATGCGCGCGGCGGAGGGCCAGGCACGGCGCGCGATCGGGCGCGGTCACGGCGCCGACGGGTTCATCCGGATCGCCGAGTTCCTCGGCCGCCGCTGACCGCCTGCGCGGCACGTCGGCGGCTCGGTAGCGTGCACCCGTGAGCGGGGACACGAACGGCGCGGGGACCGAGGAATCGGGCTGGGACGCGACCCGGTCCTGGGTGGAGAAGCAGCTCGGCGCGGGTGAGCACATCGCGGGCGTCGAGCGGCTTCTCGGCGGCTGGACATCGACGATGCGGCGGCTGAGCACCGCGGGGCCGGCCGGCACGGGGCGCACGCTGGTGCTGCGTTCGTTCGTCAAGCCCTTCTATCTCCGGCATGCGGCTGGGCTGCTCACCCGCGAGGCGGACATCCTGCGCCTGCTCGGACCGACGGACGTACCCGTGGCGGAGCTGCGGGCCGTCGACGCGAGCGGCGAGCACTGCGACCACCCGTCGCTTCTGATGAGCCTGCTGCCGGGGCGGATACGGCTGGACGAGGACGGTGCCGGCCACCGGTCCGCCCTGCTCGCACGCGAGTTGGTGCGCATCCACCGGCTGCGCGTGCCGGAGGCGGACCGGCCCCGGGCCTACCAGGCGTGGACCGCCCCCGAGCGGGTCCGCGTGCCCGGGGCGACGGACCGGCCGGAGGTGTGGCGGCACGCGGTCGACATCATCCGCCAGGACCCTCCCCGCCACGAAAGCTGCTTCCTGCACCGGGACTTCCACCCGGGGAACGTGCTGTTCACCGGGGACGCGGACGGCCTGCGCATCAGCGGGGTCGTCGACTGGGTGGAGACGTCATGGGGCCCGGCCGACCTCGACGTGGCCCACTGCTCGACCGCGCTCGCCCTGCTGCACGGCCCGGACGAGGGCATGCGCTTCGCGGACCGGTACGCCGCCGAGGGCGGCCGGCTGTCCCAGGACCCGGCCGCCCACCTCTACTGGCGCATGCTCGACGTGCTCGCCTTCGCCCCGGACGCGGAGAAGGTCGCCGTCCCGTGGCGGGAGTCGGGCCGTACCGACCTGACCGCCCCGCTGCTCGGCCGGCGCCTCGAGGAGTACCTCGAGGCCCTGCTCCGCCGCTACTGCTGAGACGACCCGCCGGCCGACGCCAGCAGTGCCGTCTCGTCGTCAGAGAGCCGCAGGGCACCGGCCGCCACGTTGTCGGCCAGGTGGTCCGGGTCGCCGGTGCCCGGGATCGCCAGCACGTGCGGGCCGCGCCGCAGCGTCCAGGCGAGCCGGATCTGCGCGGGGCTCGCGCCGTGCGCACGGGCGACGGCGAGGACCTCGTCGCTTTCCGTACCGCTCGCACCGGCCTCGCGGCCCGCGCCCGCGATCGCGAAGAACGGTACGAACGCCACGCCCTGTTCACCGCAGGCGTCCAGGAACGCGTTGTGCTCGGGCGAGGCTCCCACCCCGAACGGGTTCTGCACGCACACCACCGGCGCGATAACCTGTGCCTCCGCGAGGTGCTGGGGCCTGACGTGGGAGATGCCCAGGTGCCGGACGAGTCCGGCGTCCCTCAGCTCGGCGAGGGCCCCGAAGTGCTCGGCGAGGGAGGCGTCCGCCATGCTGCGCGGCATACGGAGGTTCACCACGTCGAGGTGGTCGCGGCCGAGCTGCCGCAGGTTCTCCTCGACCTGGCCGCGCAGCTGTTCCGGCCTGGCCCACCACCACTCCCCCGAGGTGTCGCGGCCCGGCCAGACCTTGGTGGTGATGACGAGATCGTCCGGGTACGGCGCGAGCGCCCGGTTGATCAGCTCGTTCGCGGAGCGCGTCGACGAGAAGTAGAACGCGGCGGTGTCGATGTGGTTCACCCCGAGCTCGACCGCCCGCCGCAGCACCGCGATCGCCCGGTCCCGGTCGCTCGGGCTGCCGTCCGCGTTCCCCGTGAGCCGCATCGCACCGAACCCGATCCGGTTGACCGTCAGGTCCCCCAGCTTCCAACTGCCCGCCGCAGCCGCGTCGATCGTCGTTGAAGTCATTCCCGGAAGTCTGGCACGTGCCCCGTCCGCGTCGCGCCGTCCGACGTCCCCGGGCGGGCGCAGCCCCGCAGTTCCGGCGGCAGCGGTCGGCTGTGGAGCACGTCGAGACGGGAGACCGCGCGGGTGAGCACCACGTACAGACGGTGCAGTCCGCGCGTCTCCGCCTCGGCGATCGCGGCGGGTTCGGTGACGACGACGTGGTCGTACTCGAGGCCCTTGGCGAGCGTCGCGGGCACGACGGCGACCCGGCCGCCGTCGTCGCCTCCGGGGCCGGGACCGAGCGCGGCGCGCAGGCGGCCGGTGTCCTGGTCCGCGGCGATGACGGCGATCGAGCCCTCGCTCTTCAGGGCCTCGCGTACCGCGTCGGCCGTGGCGGCGGCGATGTCGTCGACCCGGCGCACCGTCAACTCGCCGTCCGTGCGCAGCGACCGGGCGGGCGGCACGGTGACGCCCAGCGCGCCGACGAGGCGGTCGGCGTACTCGATGACGGCCGCCGGGACGCGGTAGCCGGTGGTCAGCGCGACCACGTCCGCCTCTGCCTTGCCGAGGTGCGCGAGCTGTTCGCGCCAGTTGCGGGCGGCCCACGGCGTGGTGCCCTGGGCCAGGTCGCCGAGGACGGTGAGGGAACCGAAGTCCGCCCGGCGTGCGACGGCACGGCACTGCATCGGCGACAGGTCCTGGGCCTCGTCGACGACGATGTGGGCGTAGCCCGCGGGGCGTTCGATCAGTCCGGCGAGCTCGTCGAGGAGGACGAGATCGGCCGCGGACCACTTCGCGGACCGGTACGAGCGCGGCGGCCCGGCCCATCGGATCGCCTCCCGTTCGTCCGGGGCGAGGAGCGGATCGCTGGGGTCGGTGAGCAGCTCTGCCAGCACCTCCTCGGGCCGGGTCCTCGGCCACACGGCGTCAACGAACGCGCCGACCGCGCGTGATCTGCCGATGCGCTGCGCCCAGGCGTCGCTCCTCGGCCCGGCCCGCCGCTCCGCTTGTAGTTGTACGGCCCGTACGACGCGGCTGCGGACCCGTTCGCGGCCGACGGCGTACGGCGGCGCCTCCTCGCGCACCTTCGCGACGATCCGCTCCAGCTCGTCGAGCGGCACCCGCCACCGGTACGAACCGTCGGGCACGGCGACCGGTTCGGCCGGCGGCCGCACCCGGGCGTGCAGGGCGCGGCGCAGTACGGCCGCCATGCGGATGTCGTGCTTGACGACCGCCGCGGCCTCGGAGTCGTGGGCACGGATGTCGTGGCGGGCGATCTCGTCCTCGACGGTGGACTGGCGGACGCCGGTCTCCCCGAGGGCCGGGAGCACTTCGGAGATGTAGGACAGGAACGTCCGGTTGGGACCGAGGATCAGCAGCCCGCCGTGCCCCAGGCGCTGCGGATACGTGTAGAGCAGATACGCGGCCCGGTGCAGGCCGACGGCGGTCTTGCCGGTGCCGGGGGCGCCCTGCACGCAGACGGTGCCGGCCGGTTCGGCGCGTACGAGGTGGTCCTGTTCGGGTTGGATGGTGGCGGCGATGTCGCGCATCGGGCCGATGCGGGGCCGCTCGATCTCGTCCGCGACGATCGCGCTCGTGCCGGTGGTCTCGCCCCGGCCCAGCCGTTCGTCCTCCAGGCTCGTCAGATCGGCCGGGTCGCCCTTGCCGAAGGGCGCCCAGCCGAACCGCCGGCGTACCGCGATGCCCTGCGGGTCACCGGCGCTCGCCTGGTAGAAGGCGCGCGCGACGGGGGCGCGCCAGTCGACGACGAGCGGGGGGTCGGCGGGGTGGCGGCTGACGCGGCGGCGGCCGAGGTGGTGGCTCCGGCCGTCCTCGTGGTCGAGGCGGCCGAAGAACAGCGGGCCCGGCGGCTGCTCGCGCAGTTCCTTGGCGTCGCTGCGGAACCGGTACCCGAGGGCTTCGGCGTCGGCGCCGGACGCGGAGACGTCGGCCCCGGTGGCGACACGGTGGTCCGCGGCGGCCAGCATCTCCGCCAGGGCGGCGCGGCAGGCTTCGTGGAAGGCGCGTTCCTGCTCGAGGGCATGGCTGAGGTCAAGTTTGAGGTCATGGTTCGGTGACGTCATTCCCGCGAGAATAACGCAACCGAGTCACATTAGTTCCTCAGTTCTACCTTCAGGTTCCCACTTCAGCCGATCCCTTCGCGCAGTTGCGCGAAGGCCAGCTCCGCCGCCGAGACCGCGTCCCGTTCCACGTCCTCGGCCCGTTCGCCCGCCGCGATGCGCCGCCAGTTCTCCTCCGCGAGGACGCGCTGCACGGCCACGATCTGACCCGCCGCGAGCCGCGCGGCGAGCCCCTCCACCCCCGCCCCGCGCAGCGCCTCTGCCAGTGCCCGCTCGGACCTGCCCTGGTAGGCGTGGAGCCGCGCCACCAGGCTCGGTGTCCCGTAGAGCAGCCGGTGGAAGGCGAGTACACCCGGCTCGTCGTTCAGCCCGGTCACCGGGTCGCGTCGCGACAGTCCGTCGAGGTAGTGGCGGCGCAGGGCCTCCAGCGGCGCGACATCGGCCGGCCGGGCGGCGACCACGCGCGCGGCCTCGTCCTCGTGGTCGGCGAACCGGTGCAGTGCCAGGTCCTCCTTGGCGGGGAAGTACCGGAACAGGGTCGGCTTCGAGACGTCCGCCGCCGCCGCGACCTCGGCGACGGACACGGCGTCGAAGCCTCGCTCGAGGAAGAGTGCGATCGCGGCGTCCGAGATCGCCCGGTACGTGAGGCGCTTCTTGCGCTCCCGCAGCCCCATCTCCCCGCTCATGTTCTCGCCGCTCATGCCGCGCCGCCCTCCTCGCGGACCGTGCCGTCACCCCGGCCGTCGCCGACCGCGCCGCCGTCGCGGCTCTCCCCGCCCGGGCAGCCGCCGTCTCCGCCGCGACCGGCGATCAGCACGCCCACCCCGTCCAGCAGGCGCTCCAGGCCGAAGACGAACTCGAAGTCCTGGCTGTCCGGTTCGTACATCACCCTCGACTCCAGCAGCCGGGCGAGAGCCGGGTAGCGCTCGGGGTCCGCGAATCGCTCCAAGGTCTGCGCGTAACGGCGCATGACGACCTCGGGCGACTCGCCGCTCGCCGCGATCGCCGCGCCCAGGTCCGCCATGAGCAGCGCCTCGTTCCGCACGAAGCCGCCGACCAGCATGATCACCGAGATCTTCTCGCCCTCGTCGAGGCCCGTGCCGGCCAGGGCGGCAAGGCCGCGGTCCCACCAGGCGACCGAGTTCGGGGTGGCGGGCGGACCGGAAATGGGGATGCGCAGCATCCACAGGTTCCGGTGGAACACCTCTCGTTGCGCCCAGGCCCAGGCCGCCAGCGCCTCGCGCCAGCCGGTCCCCGGGGGCGGCGGCGCCGGCGGCAGGCCGACGGCCTCCTCCTGCATCAGGATGTAGAGCTCGCCCTTGGCGGCGACGTACCGGTACAGGGACATCGTCGAGACGCCCAGCTCCTTGGCGACCCGGCCCATGGAGACGGCTCCGAGCCCTTCGGCCGACGCGAGGGCGACGGCGGCCGCGACGATCCGTTCGATACCGATCCCCGGCTTCGGGCCCTTGCCCGGCCGTTCCCGCAACCCCCACGCCGCCTCGATGCTCGCGGGCAGCCCGGTACCGGTCCGCGCACCTCCCGGGCCGCGCCTGCGTCCGTCGTCCGCCATTGCCTCCGCCGCCCTCTGAACGCCGACCACCGTCCTGCTGTCGGCCGCCAACCTCTAGTGCTTGACGCACATCCTAGTAGTGCGTAACTCTTACGCAGTAGCGCGTACCTCATACGCAGAAGGAGTTCGCCGTGATGAGCACCCGCCGACCACCGCCCGTCGCCACCGGAGGACCGGCCACCGGACCGGCCGTCGACGCACACGGCCTGCGCAAGGCATACGGCAAGGTCACCGTGCTCGACGGCCTCGACCTCGTGGTCGAACGCGGCACCGTGTTCGCCCTGCTCGGGCCGAACGGCGCCGGCAAGACGACGACCGTACGGATCCTCGCCACCCTCACCGCCCCCGACGCCGGCCACGCCCGGGTCGCCGGACACGACGTGACGGCCGACCGCGGCCGGGTACGCCGGGCGATCAGCCTCACCGGCCAGTTCGCGGCGGTCGACGAGAAGCAGACCGGCGAGGAGAACCTCCGCATGATGGGCCGTCTCAGCGGCCTGTCACGCCGGGCCGCCCGGCGCCGCACCGCCGAACTGCTGGAACGCTTCGACCTCACCGGCGCCGGCCGCCGCCTCGCCGTGACGTACTCGGGAGGCATGCGCCGCCGGCTGGACCTCGCCGCCGGGCTCGTCGGCGAACCCGAGGTCGTGTTCCTGGACGAGCCGACGACCGGCCTCGACCCGCGCAGCCGCCAGGAGCTCTGGCAGGTGGTGCGCGACCTCTCCGGCCGCGGCACCACCGTCTTCCTCACCACCCAGTACCTGGAGGAGGCCGACCGGCTGGCCGACCGCGTCGCCGTCATGGACGGCGGCCGCATCGTCGCCCAGGGCACGGCGGCGGAGCTGAAGTCCACGGTCGGCGGCCACCGCCTGGACCTCGTCTTCACCGACCCGGCCGCCTACCGGCGGCACGAGGAACGGGCCGTGCACCGTTCCCCGCAGACCCTCACCCTCGGCATACCGACGGACGGCTCGGCCGCTCTCGTCCGCGCGCTGCTCGACGAGATCGACCCGGAGCGGCGGGACGTGGCCCGCTTCTCCCTCCACACGACGACACTCGACGACGTCTTCCTGTCGCTCACGCGTACGGGCGCACACCGCCAGGAGGAGCCCACCCATGCCTGATTCCCCCGGCATCCCCGGTTCCGCCGGCCTGTTGACGCCCGCGCTGACCATGACCGGCCGCTGCATCCGGCTCAGCCGCCGCGACATCGACGCCGTCATCACGTCGATGATGCTGCCGGTCATGCTGATGCTCGTCTTCGTCTACTTCTTCGGCGGAGCGATCAGTACCGGTACGGAGTACATCGACTACGTCGCACCCGGCATCCTCGTCCTGTGCGCGGCCTTCGGCTCGTCCGGCACGGCGGTCCGTGTGAGCGAGGACATGAAGGGCGGCATCATCGACCGCTTCCGCTCCCTCGACGTGGGCGGCACGTCGATCCTGGCCGGGCATGTCGTGGCGAGCACCGTGCGCAACCTCTTCTCCACCGCGCTCGTCCTCGGCATCGGCCTTCTCATCGGCTTCCGCCCCTCGGCCTCCCCCGCCGGCTGGCTCGCCGCCGGAGGCGTCCTGGTGCTGTTCCTGGTGGCGCTCTCCTGGCTCTCCGCGACGGTCGGCCTCCTGGCGAAGACACCGGAAGCGGCGGCGGGTTTCACCTTCTTCATGATGTTCCTGCCCTACCCGAGCAGCGCGTTCGTCCCCATCGAGACCATGCCGGGCTGGCTCCACGGCTTCGCCGACCACCAGCCGGTCACCCCGCTGATCGAGTCGCTCCGCGGACTTCTCCACGACCAGCCGGTGGGCTCGGCGCCATGGCTGGCGCTGGCGTGGTGCGCGGGGATCCTGGCCGCAGCGGTGGCGCTGTCGGGGGTGCTGTTCAGGGTGCGGACCGGCTGAAACGCTCCAGGGCGCCCATGATCCGCCCGACCTGCGGCGGTTCGGCCGCTCCCAGCGCCGAGCGTCCCCTGGCGAGGACCGCCCGCAGCTTGCGGGAGGTCCGGCGCAGGGCCGGGCCGCCACCGTCCCCCCGGGCGACGCCGAGGGCGGCGCGGATGACGTCCGTGTACACGGACTGGGCACGCTTGTACTCCAGGAGCCACGGCAGGTCCGCCCGCCATCCGTACGAGCTGCCCGGCCGCACCTCCTCGACGGCGTCCCGCCAGCGCCGCGCCACGTCCGCCTCCTGCTCCGGCGGGTAGCCCATCAGATGCAGATGGGTGGCGAGTTCGTACAGCGGATCACCGAACATGGCCAGCTCCCAGTCGATGGTCCACAGCCGGCCGTCGCCGTCGACGATGAAGTTCTCCCGGTGCAGGTCCCCGTGGAGCAGGCAGAACGGGCGCCTGCTGAACGAGCGCGTCCGCTCCGCCAGCCGTGCCATGCCGCTCTCCGGCACCCCGAGCTCGGCGAACAGCCGTCCGTAGAGGGGCCGGTACGCCTGGTGGACCCGCTCCTCCGTGAACCGGATCAGCCCCTCGGCGAAGGCCCCGCAGTCCCCGTCGGCGACACCGACGGCCGTCATGTCCGGCCCGTCCGCCGGATGGACCGCGGTCGCAGCTCCCGTCGGAGGAACTGCCGTCTCAGCTCCCGCCGGAGGGGCTCCCGTCGGGAGGGATGCCGCGGGGACCATGGCCAGTTCGCGGAACAGCCGCTCGATCTGGGCGACATGGGCCTCCGCGACGGCACTGCCCGGACGCCCGTACCGGGCGAGGGTCGAGCCCTCGATGAACCGCTGCAGGCCGATGTCGTCGACCTCGATGATCTCCGGGACGCTGGTCACGCGTCCCGCCAGCGCCCGCAGCAGCGCCCCCTCGGAGTCGAAGAACCGCCGGTCGAAGCGGAGGATGCCCTCCCGCGGCTCCCGGCACTTCCACCGGACCGTGCCGGCACCGCCCGCCGGGTGGGGCAGCGGGAAGGCGTAGGTCTCATGGTGGTAGCCCTTCAGCGGCCCCTCGATCAGCGCCTCGCCG
This genomic interval carries:
- a CDS encoding TetR/AcrR family transcriptional regulator, with translation MADDGRRRGPGGARTGTGLPASIEAAWGLRERPGKGPKPGIGIERIVAAAVALASAEGLGAVSMGRVAKELGVSTMSLYRYVAAKGELYILMQEEAVGLPPAPPPPGTGWREALAAWAWAQREVFHRNLWMLRIPISGPPATPNSVAWWDRGLAALAGTGLDEGEKISVIMLVGGFVRNEALLMADLGAAIAASGESPEVVMRRYAQTLERFADPERYPALARLLESRVMYEPDSQDFEFVFGLERLLDGVGVLIAGRGGDGGCPGGESRDGGAVGDGRGDGTVREEGGAA
- a CDS encoding TetR family transcriptional regulator, translated to MSGENMSGEMGLRERKKRLTYRAISDAAIALFLERGFDAVSVAEVAAAADVSKPTLFRYFPAKEDLALHRFADHEDEAARVVAARPADVAPLEALRRHYLDGLSRRDPVTGLNDEPGVLAFHRLLYGTPSLVARLHAYQGRSERALAEALRGAGVEGLAARLAAGQIVAVQRVLAEENWRRIAAGERAEDVERDAVSAAELAFAQLREGIG
- a CDS encoding ABC transporter permease, which encodes MPDSPGIPGSAGLLTPALTMTGRCIRLSRRDIDAVITSMMLPVMLMLVFVYFFGGAISTGTEYIDYVAPGILVLCAAFGSSGTAVRVSEDMKGGIIDRFRSLDVGGTSILAGHVVASTVRNLFSTALVLGIGLLIGFRPSASPAGWLAAGGVLVLFLVALSWLSATVGLLAKTPEAAAGFTFFMMFLPYPSSAFVPIETMPGWLHGFADHQPVTPLIESLRGLLHDQPVGSAPWLALAWCAGILAAAVALSGVLFRVRTG
- a CDS encoding ATP-binding cassette domain-containing protein; this translates as MSTRRPPPVATGGPATGPAVDAHGLRKAYGKVTVLDGLDLVVERGTVFALLGPNGAGKTTTVRILATLTAPDAGHARVAGHDVTADRGRVRRAISLTGQFAAVDEKQTGEENLRMMGRLSGLSRRAARRRTAELLERFDLTGAGRRLAVTYSGGMRRRLDLAAGLVGEPEVVFLDEPTTGLDPRSRQELWQVVRDLSGRGTTVFLTTQYLEEADRLADRVAVMDGGRIVAQGTAAELKSTVGGHRLDLVFTDPAAYRRHEERAVHRSPQTLTLGIPTDGSAALVRALLDEIDPERRDVARFSLHTTTLDDVFLSLTRTGAHRQEEPTHA
- a CDS encoding phosphotransferase; the protein is MTAEPSARVWQQAVRLSAGEALIEGPLKGYHHETYAFPLPHPAGGAGTVRWKCREPREGILRFDRRFFDSEGALLRALAGRVTSVPEIIEVDDIGLQRFIEGSTLARYGRPGSAVAEAHVAQIERLFRELAMVPAASLPTGAPPAGAETAVPPTGAATAVHPADGPDMTAVGVADGDCGAFAEGLIRFTEERVHQAYRPLYGRLFAELGVPESGMARLAERTRSFSRRPFCLLHGDLHRENFIVDGDGRLWTIDWELAMFGDPLYELATHLHLMGYPPEQEADVARRWRDAVEEVRPGSSYGWRADLPWLLEYKRAQSVYTDVIRAALGVARGDGGGPALRRTSRKLRAVLARGRSALGAAEPPQVGRIMGALERFSRSAP